Proteins from a single region of Campylobacter concisus:
- a CDS encoding Fur family transcriptional regulator — MNARNFLEEHSIKATTFRIKLVEILQNAKTPLSYDEILESLNANKTTFYRSIEIFEKKGLVIKTENNHKSYYELANEAKAYFICDVCHKVTNIDMPHLNVAKNIKSAVIKGVCDECDHE; from the coding sequence ATGAATGCAAGAAATTTCTTAGAAGAGCATAGTATCAAAGCAACTACTTTTCGCATAAAGCTCGTTGAAATTTTGCAAAATGCCAAAACTCCATTAAGTTATGATGAAATTTTAGAAAGCCTTAATGCAAATAAAACCACTTTTTATAGAAGCATAGAAATTTTTGAAAAAAAGGGCCTTGTCATAAAAACTGAAAATAATCATAAAAGCTACTACGAACTAGCAAATGAGGCAAAAGCGTACTTTATCTGCGATGTTTGTCATAAAGTCACAAACATCGATATGCCACATCTAAACGTCGCTAAAAATATAAAAAGCGCCGTGATAAAAGGAGTTTGTGATGAGTGTGATCACGAGTAA
- a CDS encoding metal ABC transporter solute-binding protein, Zn/Mn family: protein MRKIFVFLAVCALSLFAKPVVTTSILPTKFFVEQIAGDTLSVNTMVGKGADPHTYEPKPKQMKELEKSELYFAIGIEFEDTWLERFSKSFKNLHIVKTQEGIEKIAMNDEHEHHEHHEHHEHHEHKHEGEHKHEHHEHHDHDHEAGEHHHHHHDGLDPHIWLDPVLVKTQADNIAKALIEKFPQNAKLYEENLAKFKASLDELDGFIKNTLKDVKTREFIVYHPSWGYFAKRYNLEQIAIEIEGKEPKPAELKELIEEAKEHGVKVIFVAPQFPTKAANLVAKETGSKVISIDQLPENWLDEMKKTAEIFAKSL, encoded by the coding sequence GTGAGAAAGATTTTTGTTTTTTTAGCAGTTTGCGCTTTGTCACTTTTTGCAAAGCCAGTTGTTACGACTAGTATATTGCCTACAAAATTTTTTGTTGAGCAAATCGCTGGTGATACACTAAGCGTAAATACAATGGTTGGCAAAGGTGCTGATCCGCACACTTATGAGCCAAAGCCAAAACAGATGAAGGAGCTTGAAAAGAGCGAGCTTTACTTTGCTATAGGCATTGAGTTTGAAGATACTTGGCTAGAGCGTTTTTCAAAATCTTTTAAAAATTTACACATTGTAAAAACACAAGAAGGTATCGAAAAGATCGCTATGAACGATGAACACGAACACCATGAACACCATGAACACCATGAACATCACGAGCATAAGCATGAGGGCGAGCATAAACATGAGCATCACGAGCACCATGACCATGACCACGAAGCTGGCGAGCATCATCACCATCATCATGACGGCCTTGATCCACACATTTGGCTTGATCCGGTTTTAGTAAAAACTCAAGCTGATAATATAGCTAAGGCGCTAATAGAGAAATTCCCGCAAAATGCAAAGCTCTATGAGGAAAATTTAGCTAAATTTAAAGCTAGCCTTGACGAGCTTGATGGCTTTATCAAAAATACTCTAAAAGATGTGAAAACTCGCGAATTTATTGTATATCACCCATCTTGGGGATATTTTGCAAAACGCTATAATTTAGAGCAAATTGCTATCGAGATAGAGGGCAAAGAGCCAAAACCAGCCGAGCTAAAAGAGCTCATAGAAGAAGCTAAAGAGCACGGTGTAAAGGTCATTTTCGTGGCTCCACAGTTTCCAACAAAGGCTGCAAATTTAGTAGCAAAAGAAACTGGCTCAAAGGTTATAAGCATTGATCAGCTCCCAGAAAATTGGCTAGATGAGATGAAAAAAACAGCAGAAATTTTTGCTAAGAGTCTATAA
- a CDS encoding nickel/cobalt transporter has translation MLARLIVICLFAINAFGCALCSLYSPTAHVSVKFDSNENNISTIAFSWTFSQNFSELMRQNFDLNQDEKIDESEIKKIRLNLLDYLVPRHYLTNIEYFYKDENATKLELNLKKYKLYFDEGRLKFDVSFKINLLIKDGFVVSVEMDDKEGYFNFKFTQNNAFLVSDQFWTIPNPNANLIFFTFSSKAAAKAHNEKPALKELLKEPNSVNFEDENLSQIDKIDEAKFDLVSKTSLSMLDRLKQILRNFDQKSPLTLLFLALISFGYGFLHAASAGHGKVLTSSYFAATGGSYAKAFFFSLKIGFLHVVGAFIFVLASFMILREISNDLTKDTASVTTAFSGVIIFFVAIFMLYKKVKIYLSSKKELNKFYIFSSSLSQNLSKNTKFTSDCGCNICTTKKPKNKEEWLVAAAAALIPCPGTILVFVLANELGSYFAGVISGLFMALGMSAVIFLAAVFGAKINESTNIKLKKFKIYAEFIALSVMLWLGLFIFTTTFTQKSLF, from the coding sequence ATGTTAGCACGCCTGATTGTCATTTGCTTATTTGCTATAAATGCCTTCGGGTGTGCTCTTTGCTCGCTTTATAGCCCGACCGCTCACGTGAGCGTAAAATTTGACTCAAACGAAAACAATATCTCTACAATTGCTTTTTCATGGACATTTTCGCAAAATTTCTCAGAGCTTATGAGGCAAAATTTTGACCTAAATCAGGATGAAAAGATAGATGAAAGCGAGATCAAAAAGATCCGCTTAAATTTACTTGATTATCTTGTGCCAAGGCACTATTTAACGAATATTGAGTACTTTTATAAGGATGAAAATGCTACAAAGCTTGAGCTAAATTTAAAAAAGTATAAACTCTATTTTGATGAGGGCAGATTAAAATTTGATGTTAGTTTTAAGATAAATTTGCTTATCAAAGATGGCTTTGTGGTGTCTGTTGAAATGGACGATAAAGAGGGATATTTTAATTTTAAATTTACACAAAACAACGCATTTTTGGTATCAGATCAGTTTTGGACGATACCAAATCCAAATGCAAATTTAATATTTTTTACATTTTCAAGTAAAGCTGCAGCCAAAGCTCATAACGAAAAGCCTGCATTAAAAGAGCTTCTAAAAGAGCCAAACTCGGTAAATTTTGAAGATGAAAATTTAAGCCAGATCGATAAGATCGATGAAGCTAAGTTTGATCTTGTTTCAAAAACAAGTCTAAGCATGCTTGATAGATTAAAGCAAATTCTAAGAAATTTTGATCAAAAAAGTCCGCTAACTCTGCTATTTTTAGCGCTAATATCATTTGGTTATGGCTTTTTACACGCTGCATCTGCTGGACATGGCAAGGTGCTTACAAGCTCATATTTCGCCGCAACTGGTGGAAGCTACGCCAAAGCCTTTTTCTTCTCTTTAAAGATCGGATTTTTACATGTTGTGGGTGCGTTTATTTTTGTGCTTGCTAGTTTTATGATATTGCGTGAGATTAGTAACGATCTGACAAAAGATACAGCAAGTGTTACGACAGCATTTTCTGGCGTTATTATCTTTTTTGTAGCGATTTTTATGCTTTATAAAAAGGTCAAAATTTATCTTTCAAGCAAAAAAGAGTTAAATAAATTTTATATTTTTAGCTCAAGTTTAAGCCAAAATTTGAGTAAAAATACAAAATTTACTAGCGACTGTGGCTGTAATATCTGTACTACAAAAAAACCAAAAAACAAAGAAGAATGGCTGGTTGCGGCTGCTGCGGCACTTATTCCTTGTCCTGGCACGATACTTGTCTTTGTGCTAGCAAATGAGCTAGGCAGCTACTTTGCAGGCGTTATAAGTGGCCTATTTATGGCGCTTGGCATGAGCGCAGTGATATTTTTAGCGGCTGTTTTTGGAGCCAAGATAAATGAGAGCACAAACATTAAGTTAAAAAAGTTTAAAATCTATGCCGAATTTATAGCTCTTAGCGTTATGCTTTGGCTTGGACTTTTTATTTTTACTACGACATTTACGCAAAAGAGTCTGTTTTGA
- a CDS encoding metal ABC transporter ATP-binding protein: MKEIIKIRNLNFSYDKQVVLEGINLDYSSDEFLAIIGPNGGGKSTLLKLILGLLKPQSGEIKLFGKEPSEVSKFIGYVPQNFLSNQSFPMMVLEVVLMGLIDKKIFGFYSQAEKQMALAALEKVGMKEFASARIGELSGGQRQRVYIARALCANAKVLVLDEPTASIDTKGQAEIYEILKNINTSGVGVVLVSHDLNIVLNYATKIAYVSKNLHIHKTHEDTAKREFIEHLAKSHSHFCDVEIALGECECKIKSNVFKLKR, encoded by the coding sequence TTGAAAGAAATTATAAAAATTAGAAATTTAAACTTTAGCTACGATAAGCAAGTGGTTTTAGAAGGTATCAATTTAGATTATAGTAGCGATGAGTTTTTAGCTATTATCGGTCCAAATGGTGGTGGCAAAAGCACACTTTTAAAGCTTATTTTAGGACTACTTAAGCCTCAAAGTGGCGAGATAAAACTCTTTGGAAAAGAGCCAAGTGAAGTCAGTAAATTTATAGGTTATGTGCCTCAAAATTTTCTCTCAAATCAAAGCTTTCCGATGATGGTTTTAGAAGTAGTTTTAATGGGGCTAATCGATAAAAAAATTTTTGGTTTTTACTCGCAAGCTGAGAAACAAATGGCTCTTGCTGCCCTTGAGAAGGTTGGTATGAAAGAATTTGCAAGCGCTAGGATCGGTGAGCTAAGCGGTGGTCAAAGGCAGCGTGTATATATCGCAAGAGCGCTTTGTGCAAATGCAAAAGTTCTCGTTTTAGACGAGCCAACAGCCAGTATCGATACAAAGGGTCAGGCTGAAATTTATGAAATTTTAAAAAATATAAACACAAGCGGTGTTGGTGTAGTTTTGGTAAGTCATGATCTAAATATCGTGCTAAATTATGCTACAAAAATCGCCTATGTGAGTAAAAATTTACATATTCATAAAACTCATGAAGATACCGCAAAAAGAGAATTTATAGAGCATTTAGCAAAATCTCATAGCCATTTTTGCGACGTCGAGATCGCACTTGGCGAATGTGAGTGCAAAATTAAAAGTAATGTTTTTAAGCTAAAGAGATAA
- a CDS encoding metal ABC transporter permease → MSEILELNFMQNAFIAGILVSIICGLIGSLVVINKMTFIAGGIAHGAYGGIGLAFFFSLEPLLGASIFSLFLALVIATITLKDKTNIDSVIGAIWAFGMAIGIIFIDLTPGYNADLMSYLFGSILAVSGQDITFMSILDILFLALIALFYRQFVAISFDAEFAKLRGVNTTFFHYLLVCMMALCVVATIRVVGLILVIALLTIPPYLAQIFAKRLGLMMLISTIFSVVFCFSGLFISFYFNLTGGASIILVASLCFFAFCFKFKSLRQ, encoded by the coding sequence ATGAGTGAAATTTTAGAGTTAAATTTTATGCAAAATGCCTTTATTGCTGGCATTTTAGTTAGTATCATTTGTGGGCTCATAGGCTCGCTCGTTGTTATAAATAAAATGACTTTTATCGCTGGCGGCATCGCGCACGGAGCGTATGGCGGCATCGGACTTGCCTTTTTCTTCTCGCTCGAACCACTTCTTGGAGCTAGCATATTCTCACTCTTTTTAGCTCTCGTAATCGCCACTATCACATTAAAAGATAAAACCAACATCGACTCAGTTATTGGTGCTATTTGGGCATTTGGCATGGCTATTGGTATCATTTTTATCGATTTAACTCCGGGATACAATGCCGATCTTATGAGCTATCTTTTTGGCTCTATTTTAGCAGTAAGCGGGCAAGATATAACATTTATGAGTATTTTAGATATTTTATTTTTAGCACTCATTGCCCTTTTTTATCGTCAATTTGTAGCTATTAGCTTTGATGCAGAGTTTGCAAAGTTGCGCGGCGTAAATACAACATTTTTTCACTATTTATTAGTGTGCATGATGGCACTTTGCGTGGTGGCTACGATTCGTGTTGTTGGGCTGATTCTAGTCATCGCTCTTCTTACTATACCGCCATATTTAGCACAAATTTTTGCCAAAAGACTGGGACTGATGATGCTAATCTCTACTATCTTTTCAGTCGTTTTTTGTTTTAGCGGTCTATTTATTAGCTTTTATTTTAACCTAACAGGCGGAGCTAGCATAATCTTAGTTGCTTCACTTTGCTTTTTTGCTTTTTGTTTTAAATTTAAAAGCTTACGCCAGTAG
- a CDS encoding MATE family efflux transporter, which yields MDLLKDPLNKLIISLSLPAGTAMMFNTLYNVTGTFFAAKISTLAVAGMAMSFLLYLSIVGIGLGFGSALTALIGNSLGAGKVKMAKFYAANGIIFVLVFAIFMGFCGYFLAPNLLTFLGADHHYLKEALDYAGVIFLAAPFFLIIKSLNGVLVALGDTKSYRDWLFYGLFINAFFCYLFAFILGLGVKGLALATASVQLLGMIYLFVKVKKAKMIEPRNLSYFVPNFSIWAKITKQALPACLNYLSMSLGSLVLLKFISYYGVNAVAGYGIALRIEQILVLPTIGMAAAVLSIVSRNYGAKNFKRAKQCYKISLLFLLIYCVFACVFIRFFGEDMIRIFDDTPVVLEIAGLYLGINSLAYVAYGTINVSGSTLQAIKRPVAIFLLNGFRQFVLQGSLFYVVVFYFGLEIKFIWLALFFSVYLTAICFVFWTLYQLRRATGVSF from the coding sequence ATGGATTTACTAAAAGACCCGTTAAACAAGCTCATCATCTCGCTTTCGCTTCCAGCTGGCACCGCAATGATGTTTAATACTCTTTATAACGTTACCGGCACATTTTTTGCAGCAAAAATTTCTACCCTTGCCGTAGCTGGTATGGCTATGAGCTTTTTACTTTATCTAAGTATTGTAGGTATTGGGCTTGGTTTTGGCTCAGCGCTAACTGCGCTAATAGGCAATAGTCTTGGAGCAGGAAAAGTAAAAATGGCTAAATTTTATGCGGCAAATGGAATTATCTTCGTGCTAGTATTTGCTATTTTTATGGGGTTTTGTGGCTATTTTTTAGCACCAAATTTACTCACTTTTTTAGGAGCCGATCATCACTATTTAAAAGAGGCGCTTGATTACGCAGGTGTTATCTTTCTTGCTGCACCGTTTTTCTTGATTATCAAATCTCTAAATGGCGTACTAGTGGCACTTGGAGATACAAAAAGTTACCGAGATTGGCTATTTTATGGTCTTTTTATCAACGCATTTTTTTGCTACCTTTTTGCATTCATTTTGGGCCTTGGTGTAAAAGGACTTGCTCTAGCAACAGCCAGTGTTCAGCTTTTGGGCATGATCTACCTTTTTGTAAAAGTTAAAAAAGCTAAGATGATCGAGCCAAGAAATTTAAGCTATTTTGTGCCAAATTTTAGCATTTGGGCAAAGATTACAAAGCAAGCTCTACCAGCTTGCTTAAACTATCTATCGATGTCGCTTGGCTCACTTGTACTTTTAAAATTTATAAGCTACTATGGTGTAAATGCCGTAGCAGGGTACGGTATAGCTTTAAGGATAGAGCAAATTTTGGTATTGCCGACCATTGGTATGGCCGCAGCAGTTTTAAGTATCGTTTCAAGAAACTATGGCGCTAAAAATTTTAAAAGAGCTAAACAATGCTATAAAATTTCGCTTCTTTTTTTGCTTATTTATTGTGTATTTGCTTGTGTTTTTATTAGATTTTTTGGTGAAGATATGATAAGAATTTTTGATGATACGCCAGTAGTTTTGGAGATAGCAGGGCTTTATCTTGGTATAAATTCTCTTGCTTACGTAGCTTATGGCACGATAAATGTCTCAGGCAGTACTCTTCAGGCCATAAAACGCCCAGTGGCTATCTTTTTGCTAAATGGATTTAGGCAATTTGTACTTCAAGGATCACTTTTTTACGTGGTAGTCTTCTATTTTGGTCTTGAGATAAAATTTATATGGCTGGCTCTATTTTTTAGTGTTTATCTCACAGCCATTTGTTTTGTCTTTTGGACGCTTTATCAGCTAAGAAGGGCTACTGGCGTAAGCTTTTAA
- a CDS encoding type II secretion system protein gives MKKGFTMIELIFVIVILGILAAVAIPKLAATRDDAEIAKTATNIQTLIADLGSYYTSQGKFNNDVKKMSNVKNPVDIKNGKCLEVGAGNDTNGEIKMTIGVDGLCKQVWELPGLVDVKALIESTTDNKTANSLKFGGMGIKYK, from the coding sequence ATGAAAAAGGGCTTTACGATGATTGAGTTGATCTTCGTGATCGTTATATTGGGCATATTAGCTGCGGTTGCTATACCAAAATTAGCTGCAACAAGGGATGATGCAGAGATAGCAAAAACTGCTACAAATATACAAACACTTATTGCTGATTTGGGTTCTTACTACACTTCACAAGGCAAATTTAATAATGATGTTAAAAAAATGTCAAATGTTAAAAATCCAGTCGATATAAAAAATGGTAAATGTCTAGAAGTGGGTGCTGGAAATGATACTAATGGTGAGATAAAGATGACGATTGGTGTAGATGGTCTTTGCAAACAAGTTTGGGAATTACCAGGTTTAGTAGATGTTAAAGCCTTAATCGAAAGTACTACCGACAACAAGACAGCCAATTCGCTTAAATTTGGCGGCATGGGCATAAAATATAAATAA
- a CDS encoding cytochrome-c peroxidase — MKGVILCLFIITISFCKYESYKPLTVVKYNEEKALLGKKLFFDKRLSPNENYSCQTCHNLYWNLSGSNQDSMEKGTLNPPTILNAAANYLFYSDAKISNLKDQVKESITSRIELNSDNDKIVDSVNNISEYKILFKKIYNDGINFDNIADAIAEFEKAVLSVDSPFDRFISGDNNAIDDSAKKGFEIFNNIGCAACHNGRNLGGNLTQDIGREKISALDTSKRLRRVPSLRNITKTAPYLSHGEINDLKEAISFIGNYQLGYVLSKDEIDALYSFFLTLNGKKPRILNEY; from the coding sequence ATGAAGGGCGTTATACTTTGTCTATTTATCATCACGATTTCATTTTGTAAATATGAATCCTACAAACCTCTTACGGTAGTAAAATATAATGAAGAAAAGGCTCTGCTTGGCAAAAAACTCTTTTTTGACAAAAGACTAAGCCCAAATGAAAACTACTCTTGCCAAACTTGTCACAACTTGTATTGGAATTTAAGCGGAAGCAACCAAGATAGCATGGAAAAAGGCACTTTAAATCCTCCAACCATATTAAATGCTGCAGCAAACTATCTATTTTATAGCGATGCAAAGATTAGCAATTTAAAAGATCAAGTAAAAGAGTCCATAACTTCTAGAATAGAACTAAACTCGGATAATGACAAGATAGTAGATTCTGTAAATAATATCTCTGAGTACAAAATTTTATTTAAAAAAATTTATAATGACGGCATTAATTTTGATAATATTGCAGATGCAATAGCTGAGTTTGAAAAGGCTGTCTTAAGTGTTGATTCGCCATTTGATCGTTTTATATCAGGTGATAACAATGCCATAGATGATAGCGCAAAGAAAGGATTTGAGATATTTAATAATATAGGCTGTGCCGCTTGTCATAATGGTAGAAATTTGGGAGGAAATTTGACACAAGATATTGGCCGAGAAAAAATTTCTGCCTTAGATACAAGCAAAAGATTAAGAAGAGTGCCATCACTAAGAAATATTACAAAAACTGCTCCATATTTATCTCATGGAGAGATAAACGATCTAAAAGAGGCTATAAGCTTTATTGGTAACTACCAGCTAGGATACGTTCTTAGCAAAGATGAAATTGATGCTTTATACTCATTTTTTCTGACATTAAATGGTAAAAAGCCTAGGATACTAAATGAGTACTAA
- a CDS encoding bifunctional diguanylate cyclase/phosphodiesterase, whose product MSTKRIKTILSVLTAIFFISAFFIYKANIAIGAAHKFDDGILNLKFIDNEITFSLNNIYDISNYDKLNADINSFDTNLSNLSMLSDEMLLFHQNEITKDLQNIRDVFSKKVFFLQRSAYVNSSIDSYIQISQYEIQNLALPNKLEPIFYAIKGALMLSPKAIDDISKQIKMYKNEYKDNQKAQNVLDKILYATQATKTLRTISNSVKELHLDNLIENFRNKILEFHSDEVNNAKIAQIICLLTFIIFCAFGLYQIKIASERLRQIKLLRSTVENDHSSVVYCDKYNRISYVNKTFEGKTGYKLKEVIGKNPRILKSYMHPQSFYESIKEALQKSLPWESDELISRTKSGDFLYEKVKFSPFFFKNKFEGYIAVKLDRTKETLILNELTQKNEQIKIQSSIDKLTGFGNYFALTEILDAQKDGVLICLSIKNFKILRFFYQTKIIDAMLKAVADTLKLCIDTSEIKAKLFRFQDDAFYIWYEGDNIVRDIEYIREYFGSNRINVAIDEKFENLPGIKMVFGVSLPNDTPQTNRLMQSVLANQLAIENGSNIYYYLENDAIEMKYHKNQLAVQLIEDALENDRVIVEAQGIFNLEENETEAKYYEVLVRIIDQNGKIHYPGEFLDIAMKTQLYPQITKKVISLAFDLAKRYPDYMFSINLSITDIADASMRELIESKLNECKDPNKICFEMLESEELSDYVAVNSFIKRVKGYGCKISIDDFGSGYSNYYRILELDIDTIKIDGSIIKKLPFDENARVLVETIVSFAKKQGYKIVAEFASSEEILNQIKNFGIPYAQGFLLGKPRRME is encoded by the coding sequence ATGAGTACTAAACGAATAAAAACCATACTTAGCGTCTTAACAGCTATATTTTTCATTAGTGCATTTTTTATATATAAAGCAAATATAGCTATTGGTGCAGCTCATAAATTTGATGATGGAATTTTAAATCTAAAATTTATAGACAATGAGATAACTTTTTCTTTAAATAATATTTATGATATCTCAAACTACGACAAACTCAATGCTGACATAAATTCTTTTGATACAAATTTGAGCAACCTTTCAATGCTTAGTGATGAGATGCTGTTATTTCATCAAAATGAAATAACAAAAGATCTACAAAACATAAGAGATGTATTTAGTAAAAAAGTATTTTTTTTACAAAGATCAGCTTATGTAAACTCATCTATAGATTCTTATATCCAAATAAGTCAATATGAAATACAAAATCTCGCACTTCCAAATAAGCTTGAGCCTATATTTTATGCGATAAAAGGTGCTTTGATGCTTAGTCCTAAAGCAATAGATGATATTTCAAAGCAAATAAAAATGTATAAAAACGAGTATAAAGATAACCAAAAAGCTCAAAATGTATTAGACAAGATACTTTATGCAACTCAAGCTACAAAAACTTTACGTACAATCTCAAATAGTGTAAAAGAGCTACATCTTGATAATCTGATAGAAAATTTTAGAAACAAAATCCTAGAATTTCACTCTGATGAGGTGAATAACGCAAAAATAGCTCAGATAATTTGTCTACTTACATTTATAATATTTTGTGCATTTGGCCTCTATCAAATCAAAATAGCCTCAGAGCGTTTAAGGCAAATAAAACTCTTAAGATCTACGGTTGAAAACGATCATAGCTCTGTTGTCTATTGCGATAAATACAATAGAATTTCATACGTAAATAAAACCTTTGAAGGAAAAACTGGCTACAAGCTAAAAGAAGTAATAGGCAAAAATCCTAGAATATTAAAATCATATATGCATCCACAAAGCTTTTATGAGTCCATAAAAGAAGCTCTGCAAAAATCTCTACCTTGGGAGAGCGATGAGCTTATAAGCAGAACAAAAAGCGGTGATTTTTTATATGAAAAGGTAAAATTTTCGCCATTTTTCTTTAAAAATAAATTTGAGGGCTATATAGCCGTAAAGCTTGATAGGACTAAAGAGACACTGATATTAAACGAGTTAACTCAAAAAAATGAACAAATAAAGATACAATCTTCAATCGATAAGCTAACAGGCTTTGGTAACTACTTTGCTTTAACTGAAATTTTAGACGCACAAAAAGATGGAGTGCTAATTTGCTTAAGCATTAAAAATTTTAAAATTTTAAGATTCTTTTATCAAACTAAGATTATCGATGCAATGCTAAAAGCAGTAGCTGATACACTAAAGCTTTGTATAGATACTTCTGAGATAAAAGCAAAGCTATTTAGATTTCAAGATGACGCATTTTATATATGGTATGAAGGCGATAATATCGTAAGAGATATTGAATACATAAGAGAATATTTTGGCTCAAATAGAATAAATGTCGCTATTGATGAAAAATTTGAAAATTTACCAGGCATAAAGATGGTATTTGGTGTTTCATTGCCAAACGATACCCCACAAACTAACCGCCTAATGCAATCAGTCCTTGCAAATCAGCTCGCAATAGAAAATGGTAGCAATATTTACTACTATCTAGAAAATGACGCCATTGAGATGAAATATCACAAAAACCAGCTGGCAGTTCAGCTAATCGAAGATGCGTTAGAAAACGATAGAGTCATAGTAGAAGCACAAGGCATCTTTAACTTAGAAGAAAATGAGACCGAAGCAAAGTATTATGAAGTTTTGGTTCGTATAATCGATCAAAATGGCAAGATACACTATCCGGGCGAATTTTTAGATATTGCCATGAAAACACAACTATATCCGCAAATAACCAAAAAGGTGATAAGTCTTGCGTTTGATCTTGCTAAAAGATATCCAGATTATATGTTCTCGATAAATTTATCAATTACCGATATTGCTGATGCTAGTATGAGAGAGCTTATAGAGAGCAAGCTAAACGAGTGCAAAGATCCTAATAAAATTTGTTTTGAAATGTTAGAGAGCGAAGAGCTTAGCGACTATGTTGCGGTAAATTCTTTCATAAAACGCGTCAAAGGCTATGGGTGTAAAATTTCGATTGATGACTTTGGCTCAGGATATTCAAACTATTACCGAATTTTGGAGCTTGATATAGACACTATAAAGATAGATGGCTCAATAATCAAAAAGCTTCCATTTGATGAAAATGCTAGAGTTCTAGTAGAAACCATCGTAAGCTTTGCAAAAAAACAAGGCTACAAAATAGTAGCCGAGTTTGCAAGCTCAGAAGAAATTTTAAATCAAATCAAAAATTTTGGAATACCTTACGCACAAGGTTTCTTACTAGGCAAGCCTCGCAGAATGGAATAG
- a CDS encoding exodeoxyribonuclease III, with protein sequence MKLISWNVNGLRALVTKDGFAWLTEQKPDFLALQEIKVKESDVPKEIYNLGFKDISVNSGERAGYSGVMSLANFDISTQKAAFFDDTEGRVLEHRFNDIVLFNIYFPNGQKDDERLAYKMDFYEKFLAYCKELIKSGKEVIFCGDVNTAHREIDLKNPKANAKTSGFLPIERAWIDEVLKSGFIDTFRAINGDVADAYSWWSYRFNARAKNVGWRIDYFFISQGLKDRLKDAFILPEITGSDHCPVGIDIEI encoded by the coding sequence TTGAAACTTATTAGCTGGAATGTAAATGGACTTAGAGCACTTGTAACAAAGGATGGTTTCGCGTGGCTTACGGAGCAAAAGCCTGATTTTTTAGCGCTTCAAGAGATTAAAGTCAAAGAAAGTGACGTGCCAAAGGAAATTTATAACCTTGGCTTTAAAGATATAAGCGTAAACTCGGGTGAGAGGGCTGGATACTCTGGTGTGATGAGCCTAGCAAATTTTGACATTTCTACACAAAAGGCAGCTTTTTTCGACGACACGGAGGGGCGTGTTTTGGAGCATAGATTTAATGATATCGTGCTTTTTAATATCTATTTTCCAAACGGACAAAAGGATGACGAGCGCCTAGCCTATAAAATGGACTTTTACGAGAAATTTTTAGCTTACTGCAAAGAACTTATAAAAAGCGGAAAAGAGGTGATATTTTGCGGTGATGTAAATACCGCTCACCGTGAGATCGACCTTAAAAATCCAAAGGCAAATGCCAAGACTTCAGGCTTTTTGCCTATTGAGCGAGCGTGGATCGACGAGGTACTAAAAAGTGGTTTTATAGATACTTTTAGAGCCATAAATGGCGACGTAGCGGATGCTTATTCGTGGTGGAGCTACCGCTTTAACGCAAGGGCAAAAAATGTCGGCTGGAGGATTGATTATTTTTTCATCTCACAAGGATTAAAAGATAGGCTAAAAGACGCATTTATCTTGCCAGAAATCACAGGTAGCGATCACTGCCCAGTTGGCATAGATATAGAAATTTAG
- a CDS encoding diacylglycerol kinase, whose product MRNQPEYKFLKNFGYAREGLAEIFKNEKSFRIEICIFLLATLSLFFWNFGLVFNLFLIFSMAFVLVCECLNSGLERVTDLASPDYHALAKAAKDAGSAAVMIANFLCGALWCVAIGYKIWS is encoded by the coding sequence ATGAGAAACCAGCCAGAGTATAAATTTTTAAAAAATTTTGGCTATGCAAGAGAGGGTTTGGCTGAAATTTTTAAAAATGAAAAGAGCTTTCGAATAGAAATTTGCATATTTTTATTAGCAACACTATCGCTATTTTTTTGGAATTTTGGCCTTGTTTTTAATCTATTTTTGATCTTTAGCATGGCATTTGTGCTAGTTTGCGAGTGCCTAAACTCAGGCTTAGAGCGAGTAACTGATCTTGCAAGCCCAGACTATCACGCCCTAGCAAAAGCAGCAAAGGACGCAGGAAGTGCAGCTGTGATGATCGCAAATTTCTTATGTGGCGCGCTTTGGTGCGTGGCAATAGGATATAAAATTTGGAGCTAG